One genomic window of Euleptes europaea isolate rEulEur1 chromosome 10, rEulEur1.hap1, whole genome shotgun sequence includes the following:
- the MLNR gene encoding motilin receptor has product MAHYPPMTMLVQRPALELHWCAATAELRQHLKAGSGTGVLCQCNWPFCRHISDMPVAASRMNRSNASSLEARREPGADWPTRPPCNEYLCPLLPLHTLIPVTAVCLALLVLGVAGNVLTVMVMGRCQELRNTTSLYLGSLAVSDLLLLLLGLPLDLYRLWRSQQWVLGSVMCSVWHWSSEACAYCSVLHLTALTAERYLAICFPLRAKVLVTRCRVKALLAVLWGVALLSAAPFLFLVGVRQAGNISGGHSFSRECGPTAHAHQSGWLGIMLWVTTSYFVLPFLCLYVLYSFIIRELLHGKKTHLGGGSHRSHQQTVRMLIVLVLAFVICWLPFHIGRIIYINSRDTRMMHFSQYFNICALQLFYLSASINPVLYNLISKKYRAAAYKLLMTKRAGERASSVIRETTGYTKTTGYTNSIKNGNVAHL; this is encoded by the exons ATGGCCCACTATCCACCCATGACGATGCTGGTACAGAGGCCCGCACTTGAGTTGCACTGGTGCGCAGCCACAGCAGAGCTGCGCCAGCACCTGAAAGCGGGCAGCGGCACCGGGGTCCTTTGCCAGTGTAACTGGCCCTTCTGCCGGCATATCTCAGACATGCCAGT TGCCGCCAGCAGAATGAACCGCAGCAACGCCAGCAGCCTCGAGGCACGCCGAGAACCAGGCGCAGATTGGCCAACGCGTCCTCCATGCAACGAGTACCTTTGCCCGTTGCTGCCCCTGCATACCCTGATCCCCGTGACTGCCGTGTGCCTGGCATTGCTGGTGCTCGGCGTGGCGGGCAACGTTCTGACCGTGATGGTGATGGGCCGCTGCCAAGAGCTCCGCAATACCACCAGCCTCTACCTGGGCAGCCTGGCTGTCTCCGacctattgctgctgctgcttggacTGCCCCTTGACTTGTACCGCCTGTGGCGCTCGCAGCAGTGGGTGCTGGGCTCAGTGATGTGCAGCGTGTGGCACTGGTCGAGCGAGGCGTGCGCCTACTGCTCCGTCCTGCACCTGACGGCGCTCACGGCCGAGCGCTACCTCGCCATCTGCTTCCCGCTGCGGGCCAAAGTGCTGGTGACCCGGTGCCGGGTCAAGGCCCTGCTGGCGGTGCTCTGGGGGGTGGCGCTGCTTTCTGCGGCACCTTTCCTCTTCCTGGTGGGCGTCCGGCAGGCTGGCAACATCTCCGGGGGCCACAGCTTCAGCCGCGAGTGTGGCCCCACGGCGCACGCCCACCAGTCGGGATGGCTGGGCATCATGCTCTGGGTCACTACCAGCTACTTTGTGCTGCCTTTCCTCTGCCTCTATGTCCTCTATAGCTTCATTATCAGGGAGCTTCTGCATGGCAAGAAGACGCACCTCGGTGGAGGGTCACATCGGAGCCACCAGCAAACTGTGCGCATGCTGA TTGTGCTGGTTCTAGCTTTCGTGATTTGCTGGTTGCCCTTCCACATCGGCAGAATCATATACATCAATTCTCGGGATACCAGGATGATGCATTTCTCTCAATATTTCAATATTTGTGCGCTGCAGCTTTTCTACTTGAGCGCTTCTATCAACCCTGTCCTTTACAACCTCATCTCCAAGAAGTACAGGGCAGCAGCGTACAAGCTACTGATGACCAAAAGAGCTGGAGAAAGGGCTTCTAGTGTTATCAGAGAAACTACTGGCTACACCAAGACTACTGGCTACACCAATAGCATAAAAAATGGGAATGTTGCCCATTTGTGA